From one Calditrichota bacterium genomic stretch:
- a CDS encoding phosphotransferase — protein sequence MNLIETRPRFNSDEVEKIVEEFFGLHCRAKPLTSYFDQNFHIKCAQGSEFVLKISNGAEKRAALAAQLEMPSLLAEKMPGYQFPTTISTKQNENIFCVKNDRGEKYYARLVQFISGKFLSQIADHSENLLFNFGKFLGQMDRELTDFDRAGLHRELDWDLKNALDSRHRLAYIPDPGKRRLVEYFLLQFEIHVSPELSRLRRSAIHNDANDFNVLVDEIQPEKIKGLIDFGDVVFSNTIFELAIACTYSMFRKSEPLQAAMQVIQG from the coding sequence GTGAATTTGATCGAAACAAGACCGCGGTTCAACTCCGATGAAGTTGAAAAAATTGTAGAAGAATTTTTCGGGCTGCATTGTCGGGCAAAGCCTTTGACCAGCTATTTTGATCAAAATTTTCACATCAAATGTGCGCAGGGAAGTGAGTTTGTGCTAAAAATTTCCAATGGCGCAGAAAAACGAGCGGCACTTGCGGCGCAGCTTGAAATGCCGTCCCTACTGGCTGAAAAAATGCCTGGGTACCAATTTCCGACAACAATTTCCACGAAGCAAAACGAAAATATTTTCTGCGTAAAAAATGACCGTGGAGAGAAATATTACGCGCGGTTGGTGCAATTTATTTCAGGAAAATTTTTGTCGCAAATTGCCGATCACTCAGAAAATCTGCTTTTCAATTTCGGAAAGTTTTTGGGACAAATGGATCGCGAATTGACAGATTTTGATCGCGCGGGTCTGCACCGGGAGCTGGATTGGGATTTGAAAAATGCGCTCGATTCGCGTCACCGTCTGGCGTACATTCCCGATCCGGGAAAAAGAAGATTGGTCGAATATTTTTTGCTCCAATTTGAAATCCACGTTTCCCCTGAACTTTCACGATTGAGACGCAGCGCCATCCACAACGATGCCAATGATTTTAATGTACTGGTTGACGAAATTCAGCCGGAGAAAATCAAAGGCCTCATCGATTTCGGCGACGTTGTTTTTTCCAATACAATTTTTGAGCTTGCCATTGCCTGCACTTATTCCATGTTTCGCAAATCCGAGCCGCTGCAAGCTGCGATGCAGGTGATTCAGGGCT